One Megalops cyprinoides isolate fMegCyp1 chromosome 4, fMegCyp1.pri, whole genome shotgun sequence genomic window carries:
- the LOC118776792 gene encoding apoptosis-inducing factor 3: MGGCLSKPKPVEVKVELTLLEKEKETDAMSPNGKVSPFSDCRPNGAPGHCSDDDTSVMLRPYHKPRDYVEASVCHVKDLENGQMREVDLGSGRALLIKEHGEFCAIGHKCPHYGAPLVKGVLSKGHIRCPWHGACFNIATGDIEDFPGLDSLPTFQVRVEKDKVIIRANKQALQSQRRTKSMSRCSAVINSSTGFSHILIIGAGPAGLVCGETLRQEGFTDRIVMCTMDKHLPYDRPKLSKSLESTAEQLRLRSMDFFQAHDIELLTEKEVVSVDVRTKTVTFQDGLKMEYRKLLIATGSRPKPLNYKGKDVENVFYLRTPEDANSIARLANNKNAVIVGTSFVGMEVAAALTDKAHSVSVIGIEAIPFRKSLGEKVGKAIMKMFETNRVKFYMQNEVSEMRGHHGQLKEVVLKSGKVLRADVCVIGTGSGPATAFLKQSGIHMDSKGFIPVTKTLQTNADGVFAGGDVVTFPLSARSNKKVNVSHWQMAHVHGRVAALNMMGTTTEIKTVPYFWTAMFGKSIRYAGYGEGFDDVIIQGDLDELKFVAFYTKSEEVIAVASMNYDPIVSRVAEVFGSGKTIKKRDVETLTRLGKTGDMSWLIDKGTQ; the protein is encoded by the exons TGGAGGTTAAAGTTGAACTCACGCTCCttgagaaagagaaggaaacgGACGCAATGTCTCCCAATGGCAAGGTTAGCCCCTTCTCCGACTGCAGGCCCAATGGGGCCCCTGGTCATTGCTCCGATGACGACACCTCCGTCATGCTGCGTCCTTACCACAAACCCCGCGACTACGTCGAGGCATCCGTGTGTCATGTCAAGGACCTGGAGAACGGACA AATGCGGGAGGTGGACTTGGGGAGTGGCAGGGCTCTGCTGATAAAAGAACATGGAGAGTTCTGCGCCATTGGACACAAATGCCCACACTATGGGGCTCCACTGGTCAAAG GTGTCTTGTCCAAGGGGCACATACGCTGTCCTTGGCATGGTGCTTGTTTCAACATCGCCACTGGAGACATCGAGGACTTCCCTGGACTGGACAGCCTGCCCACGTTCCAG GTCAGAGTGGAAAAGGACAAGGTGATAATTCGGGCTAACAAACAG GCTCTTCAGTCACAGAGGAGGACAAAGTCCATGTCTAGATGCTCAGCAGTCATCAACTCCAGCACAGGCTTCAGCCACATTCTCATCATTGGAGCAG GTCCAGCTGGGCTGGTGTGTGGAGAGACGTTAAGGCAAGAAGGCTTCACTGACCGCATTGTCATGTGCACCATGGACAAGCATCTGCCCTATGACAGACCTAAACTGAGTAAG TCCCTTGAAAGTACTGCAGAACAGCTCAGGCTGCGATCAATGGACTTCTTCCAGGCACATGACATAGAGTTGCTGACCGAAAAGGAG GTTGTGTCAGTGGATGTGAGAACGAAAACAGTCACATTTCAAGATGGATTGAAGATGGAATATAGAAAACTTCTCATTGCGACTGGAAGCag ACCGAAGCCGTTGAACTACAAAGGCAAGGATGTGGAAAACGTGTTTTACCTCAGAACTCCTGAAGATGCCAACAGCATAGCCAGGCTTGCCAACAACAAGAATGCTGTGATTGTGGGTACTTCGTTTGTAG GGATGGAAGTGGCTGCAGCACTCACTGACAAGGCCCATTCGGTCTCTGTCATCGGGATCGAGGCTATCCCCTTCCGGAAGTCTCTTGGGGAGAAAGTTGGAAAAGCCATAATGAAG ATGTTTGAGACCAACAGGGTGAAGTTCTACATGCAGAATGAGGTGTCCGAAATGCGAGGTCATCATGGACAG TTAAAGGAAGTTGTCCTGAAAAGTGGAAAGGTCTTGAGGGCTGATGTGTGTGTTATTGGTACAG GATCTGGACCAGCCACGGCCTTCTTAAAACAGAGCGGGATTCACATGGACTCAAAAGGCTTCATCCCAGTCACTAAG ACATTGCAGACGAATGCAGATGGCGTCTTCGCAGGGGGCGATGTGGTCACGTTTCCTTTGTCGGCACGCAGCAATAAGAAGGTGAACGTCTCACACTGGCAAATGGCACACGTGCACG GACGGGTGGCTGCGCTCAACATGATGGGCACGACGACCGAGATAAAGACTGTGCCTTATTTCTGGACAGCCATGTTTGGGAAAAGCATACGATATGCAG GTTACGGAGAAGGATTTGATGATGTGATCATCCAAGGAGACCTGGATGAGCTGAAGTTTGTGGCCTTTTACACAAA GAGCGAGGAGGTGATTGCTGTTGCGAGCATGAACTATGACCCCATTGTGTCCAGAGTAGCAGAGGTCTTTGGGTCCGGAAAGACGATTAAGAAACGTGATGTGGA gaCGTTAACACGGCTTGGCAA GACTGGGGATATGTCTTGGCTGATTGATAAAGGCACACAGTGA
- the si:dkey-98f17.5 gene encoding uncharacterized protein si:dkey-98f17.5, which produces MSGGRKPRSVANPLDSAITTPSERILRECHNLYTDSENGLVKIASSLGLRLLPPRKKIIVMIMGNHSAGKSSFINWYVEEHIQKTGVAIETQGFTFITSGRKRESLTGNATLHLYPHFRPLLEFKGVTDYLSAEISTSKQKKFSLVTFVDTPGLVDGDMVYPFDVNSAIIWLGEQADLVFVFFDPMGQALCKRTLNIVEKLSEKCGDKLLFYLSKADEAGKETDRQRVMMQIVQELCRRPGLNKCGFEMPTIYIPNPQKPSRCVNQIDGVCQTIEKTINQAVQKTLDQLEKDCDLICSTISSKLSQDRADVSYNKSTRLRSFLCGALGILLPALVILSFVVNTLSKEEMEGLVGEGLARVFTFSVVVLVTVWDWIPEDSQILFLIIFGAFCYLLLFLAKYFARKGNRTLSKKEKRSLAECSDYIQDVVKPKKWKLYEEYLQQCAAEYDF; this is translated from the exons GACTGGTGAAGATTGCCAGCAGCCTTGGTCTCAGGTTGCTTCCACCTCGGAAGAAGATCATTGTGATGATAATGGGGAACCACTCCGCTGGGAAAAGCTCCTTCATTAACTG GTATGTGGAAGAACACATCCAGAAAACAGGAGTAGCCATCGAAACACAAGGATTTACTTTCATCACAAGCGGCCGGAAAAGAGAATCATTGACT GGAAATGCTACGCTCCACCTGTACCCACATTTCCGTCCCCTTCTGGAGTTTAAAG GTGTCACAGACTACCTCTCAGCCGAAATCTCTACCTCCAAGCAGAAGAAGTTCAGCTTGGTGACGTTTGTGGACACCCCAGGGCTGGTGGATGGTGACATGGTCTATCCCTTCGACGTTAACAGTGCCATCATATGGCTCG GGGAGCAGGCGGACCTGGTCTTTGTGTTCTTCGATCCGATGGGCCAGGCGCTGTGCAAACGCACGCTCAACATCGTGGAGAAACTGAGCGAGAAGTGCGGAGATAAGCTTCTCTTCTACCTCAGCAAGGCGGACGAGGCTGGGAAGGAGACCGACAGACAG AGGGTAATGATGCAGATTGTACAAGAGCTTTGCCGCAGGCCGGGCCTGAACAAATGTGGCTTCGAGATGCCCACCATATACATCCCAAATCCACAAAAG CCTAGCCGCTGCGTGAACCAGATCGACGGTGTCTGTCAAACGATTGAGAAGACCATCAACCAGGCAGTCCAGAAAACCCTGGACCAGCTGGAGAAGGACTGTGACCTCATCTGCTCCACAATTAGCAGCAAGCTGTCCCAAGACAG GGCGGATGTGAGCTACAACAAGAGTACCCGCCTCCGCTCCTTCCTCTGTGGCGCCTTGGGCATCCTGCTGCCTGCCCTCGTTATCCTCAGCTTTGTGGTGAACACTCTCTCCAAGGAAGAGATGGAGGGGCTGGTCGGGGAGGGGCTGGCCAGGGTGTTCACCTTCTCTGTG GTAGTGTTGGTGACTGTGTGGGACTGGATACCTGAAGACAGccaaatattgtttttgatCATATTCGGAGCCTTCTGCTACCTCCTTTTGTTCCTGGCCAAATATTTTGCAAG AAAAGGGAACCGCACGCTCTccaagaaagagaagaggagcCTGGCAGAGTGCAGCGATTACATCCAGGATGTGGTCAAGCCCAAGAAG TGGAAACTGTATGAGGAGTACCTCCAACAGTGTGCTGCAGAGTATGACTTCTAA